The following proteins are co-located in the Campylobacter concisus genome:
- a CDS encoding DUF2798 domain-containing protein, which translates to MSAFMAFFMSFVLTYLNLGFIDGFVKIWLTAYVKAFVVAYPVLLLVSPFVTKLTQILCKK; encoded by the coding sequence ATGTCAGCATTTATGGCGTTTTTTATGTCATTTGTGCTGACATATTTAAATCTTGGTTTTATTGATGGCTTTGTAAAAATTTGGCTAACTGCTTACGTAAAAGCTTTTGTAGTAGCGTATCCTGTGCTTTTGCTAGTCTCTCCATTTGTAACAAAACTCACACAAATTTTATGTAAAAAATAA
- a CDS encoding ferritin family protein produces the protein MRQYETYKCEKCGNEIEVQKVGGGTLTCCGEEMKCVTENLTAVNLMKAFAGESQARNKYELYGDLAKEAGYHAIARHFYEAAENEKWHARAEFKKYHEMMNDPIDKMDKNLLDAAAGENYEHTTMYPDFAKIAKEEELRDVERLFNAIGKVEVEHEREYLELKKMLDEEGFFESDEEDIWVCEVCGHVHRGKKAPGACPLCKAPKEYFKREFLG, from the coding sequence ATGAGACAGTACGAAACATACAAATGCGAAAAATGCGGCAACGAGATCGAGGTGCAAAAGGTTGGCGGTGGTACACTAACCTGTTGCGGCGAAGAGATGAAGTGCGTCACTGAAAATTTAACAGCTGTAAATTTGATGAAGGCATTTGCTGGCGAGTCACAAGCTAGAAATAAGTATGAGCTTTATGGCGATCTAGCCAAAGAAGCAGGCTATCACGCAATAGCTAGACACTTTTACGAAGCAGCTGAAAACGAGAAATGGCACGCAAGGGCTGAGTTTAAGAAATATCACGAGATGATGAACGATCCGATCGATAAGATGGATAAAAATTTACTTGACGCTGCAGCTGGCGAAAACTACGAGCATACTACGATGTATCCAGACTTTGCAAAGATCGCAAAAGAAGAAGAGCTAAGAGATGTTGAGAGGCTATTTAACGCGATCGGCAAGGTTGAAGTAGAGCATGAGAGGGAGTATCTAGAGCTTAAAAAGATGCTTGATGAAGAGGGCTTTTTTGAAAGCGACGAAGAGGATATCTGGGTTTGCGAGGTGTGCGGACACGTTCATAGAGGTAAAAAAGCTCCAGGCGCTTGCCCACTTTGCAAGGCTCCAAAAGAGTATTTTAAGCGCGAATTCTTAGGCTAA
- a CDS encoding DUF5339 domain-containing protein, whose translation MKKSLLVLATLGFALSLNAADLTDTCKSYFSDIDKMVEAYKKAGQEQQVKIYEDQKKQSMDQLATLPKEQQDATCKQAKEMFAQVMEQMKKQGLLK comes from the coding sequence ATGAAAAAATCACTTTTAGTTTTAGCTACTCTTGGCTTTGCACTAAGCCTAAACGCTGCAGATCTTACAGATACTTGCAAGTCTTACTTCTCAGACATTGATAAGATGGTTGAAGCTTACAAAAAAGCTGGACAAGAGCAACAAGTAAAAATTTATGAAGATCAAAAGAAACAATCAATGGATCAACTTGCTACACTTCCAAAAGAGCAACAAGACGCTACTTGCAAACAAGCTAAAGAGATGTTTGCTCAAGTAATGGAACAAATGAAAAAACAAGGTCTTTTAAAATAA
- the rmuC gene encoding DNA recombination protein RmuC, with product MQQDFYFYAAIFLGVLFLIAIFVIYSFNRDKLELKRNLTQKEQENFEISSNLTNLVSKNSENLQLISEQKARLMSNHERIDELISEIDALKTKIVQKDEAEDAMERVINELKESIGTANERVKNNEANFTATLAELNQNKNALAEASERENRLKRDMAVLRNEIEAKENSLKEQEKNLLKVKNELNLEFSNLANKIFEEKSANFTQNSQNSLDLLLKPLKEQISTFQERVNAVHDESVKGMSALGTQIKHISEIGISMSKEANSLATALKGSNKTLGNWGEIQLERTFEASGLIKDEHYLTQQNFKNEEGKRLIPDFIVKIPDGKHLIVDSKVSLIAYEKAITASNEEELNLALKEHIASMKNHIDSLNSKNYGEIVPDSPDFVLMFIPIEPAYIEAMKFDSSLFDYAFQKRVILVSHTTLMPILRTVANLWRIERGNEEAKNIVKSAIKIYDKVRNVAEHMNRLSNTLNTTNKHFNALASSFSGRDGLVSRLENFKRLSPDEQKDIEVKEIGVNNELEKEG from the coding sequence ATGCAACAAGATTTCTATTTTTATGCTGCCATATTTTTAGGAGTACTATTTTTGATTGCGATATTTGTCATCTATTCATTTAATAGAGACAAACTCGAGCTAAAAAGAAATCTAACACAAAAAGAGCAAGAAAATTTTGAAATTTCATCAAATCTAACAAATTTAGTATCTAAAAATAGTGAAAATCTGCAGCTAATCAGCGAGCAAAAAGCAAGGCTTATGTCAAATCACGAGCGAATAGACGAGCTCATCAGCGAGATCGATGCACTAAAAACCAAAATAGTACAAAAAGACGAAGCTGAAGATGCGATGGAGCGCGTGATAAATGAGCTTAAAGAGAGTATCGGTACAGCAAATGAAAGGGTCAAGAATAACGAGGCAAATTTTACTGCAACACTAGCTGAGCTAAATCAAAACAAAAATGCTTTAGCTGAAGCGAGTGAGAGAGAAAATAGATTAAAACGTGATATGGCTGTGCTTAGAAATGAAATAGAAGCAAAAGAAAATAGCCTAAAAGAGCAAGAGAAAAATTTATTAAAAGTAAAAAATGAGTTAAATTTGGAATTTTCTAATCTTGCAAATAAAATATTTGAAGAAAAAAGTGCAAATTTCACACAAAATAGCCAAAATTCTTTAGATCTTTTACTAAAGCCACTAAAGGAGCAAATTTCAACCTTTCAAGAGCGTGTAAATGCAGTCCACGACGAATCAGTTAAAGGTATGAGCGCGCTAGGAACGCAAATTAAGCACATAAGTGAGATTGGTATCTCAATGTCAAAAGAGGCAAACTCGCTAGCCACTGCACTAAAAGGTAGCAATAAAACACTTGGAAACTGGGGCGAAATACAGCTTGAACGCACATTTGAGGCTTCTGGACTTATAAAAGATGAGCACTACTTGACACAACAAAATTTCAAGAACGAAGAAGGTAAACGTCTTATTCCTGATTTTATAGTAAAGATACCAGATGGCAAACACCTAATAGTTGATTCTAAAGTCTCACTTATAGCTTACGAAAAGGCTATCACAGCCAGCAATGAGGAGGAGCTAAATTTAGCATTGAAAGAGCATATTGCTTCTATGAAAAATCACATAGATAGCTTAAATAGCAAAAATTACGGTGAGATCGTACCTGATAGCCCTGATTTTGTATTGATGTTTATACCAATTGAGCCAGCATATATCGAGGCTATGAAATTTGATAGTTCCCTTTTTGACTACGCATTTCAAAAGCGCGTAATACTAGTATCTCACACTACGCTTATGCCTATTCTTCGCACAGTGGCAAATTTATGGCGCATAGAGCGTGGCAATGAAGAGGCCAAAAATATCGTAAAGAGTGCGATTAAAATTTATGATAAAGTCCGCAATGTGGCCGAGCATATGAATAGACTTAGCAATACACTAAATACTACGAATAAACATTTTAACGCCCTTGCATCAAGTTTTAGTGGTAGAGATGGTCTTGTTAGTAGACTTGAAAATTTTAAACGCTTGTCTCCAGACGAGCAAAAAGATATAGAAGTAAAAGAGATCGGCGTAAATAACGAATTAGAAAAAGAGGGTTAG
- the ilvD gene encoding dihydroxy-acid dehydratase: MRSDIIKKGYTRAPHRSLLRATGLKDDDFAKPFIGVANSFIEIIPGHFFLNKYAQILKDEIRKNGCIPFEFNCIGVDDGIAMGHGGMLYSLPSREIIANSIETVMNAHALDALVCMPNCDKIVPGMVMGALRVNVPTVFVSGGPMKKGYTKDGKPIDLATAFEAVGKFETKEIDEAELRDIECNACPSGGSCSGMFTANSMNTLCEAMGIALPGNGTILALTPEREELIRQAARRICEIALDEKFKIRNILNEKAIRNALVVDMAMGGSSNTVLHMLAISREAGVNLDIKELNKISQNIAHIAKISPSLPNVHMEDIGRAGGMNAVIKEISRRDNGMLNLDNLTVSGETLGERVKISDIKDESIIHKVENAYSQVGGLAILFGNLAEQGCVIKTAGIVGERKFSGKAVCFNSQDEAIAGISSGKVDKGDVVVIRYEGPRGGPGMQEMLSPTSLIMGRGLGADVALITDGRFSGATRGLSIGHVSPEAAEGGMIGLLRDGDIIDIDVDKYEINVRLSEAEIAKRRAEFKPVDKPLTSRWLRQYRKLVTNASNGAVLEA, translated from the coding sequence TTGAGAAGCGACATAATCAAAAAAGGCTACACAAGAGCCCCACACCGCTCACTTTTACGTGCGACTGGGCTAAAAGACGATGACTTTGCTAAACCCTTCATCGGCGTTGCAAACAGCTTTATAGAGATCATTCCAGGGCACTTTTTCTTAAACAAATATGCACAAATTTTAAAAGATGAAATTCGCAAAAATGGCTGTATTCCATTTGAGTTTAACTGCATCGGCGTGGATGATGGCATCGCAATGGGACATGGAGGCATGCTATATAGCTTGCCTAGCCGTGAGATCATCGCAAACTCGATAGAGACCGTGATGAACGCTCACGCACTTGACGCACTTGTTTGTATGCCAAACTGCGACAAGATCGTCCCTGGCATGGTTATGGGTGCTTTAAGAGTAAATGTACCGACCGTGTTTGTAAGTGGTGGCCCAATGAAAAAGGGCTACACAAAAGATGGCAAGCCGATTGACCTTGCGACTGCATTTGAGGCGGTTGGTAAATTTGAGACCAAAGAGATAGATGAGGCTGAGCTAAGAGATATCGAGTGCAATGCATGTCCAAGTGGCGGTAGCTGTAGCGGTATGTTTACGGCAAATTCTATGAACACGCTTTGTGAAGCAATGGGCATAGCACTCCCTGGCAACGGCACTATCCTAGCACTAACTCCGGAGCGTGAGGAGCTTATTAGACAGGCTGCTCGCAGGATCTGCGAGATCGCACTTGATGAGAAATTTAAAATCAGAAACATACTAAATGAAAAAGCGATCCGCAACGCACTTGTCGTTGATATGGCGATGGGCGGTAGCAGCAACACCGTCCTTCACATGCTAGCCATATCAAGAGAGGCTGGCGTAAATTTAGACATCAAAGAGCTAAATAAAATCAGCCAAAACATCGCTCACATCGCCAAGATCAGTCCAAGCTTGCCAAACGTACACATGGAGGACATCGGCAGAGCTGGTGGTATGAATGCAGTGATAAAAGAAATTTCACGCAGAGATAATGGCATGCTAAATTTAGACAATCTCACAGTTAGTGGCGAAACTTTGGGAGAGCGTGTAAAGATAAGTGATATCAAAGATGAGAGTATCATTCACAAAGTAGAAAACGCCTATTCGCAAGTTGGCGGACTTGCCATTTTGTTTGGAAATTTAGCCGAGCAAGGCTGTGTAATCAAGACAGCTGGCATCGTTGGCGAGCGTAAATTTAGCGGTAAAGCAGTCTGCTTTAACTCACAAGATGAAGCCATAGCTGGTATTTCAAGCGGCAAAGTAGATAAAGGCGATGTCGTCGTCATCCGCTACGAAGGTCCGCGCGGAGGCCCTGGCATGCAAGAGATGCTAAGCCCTACCTCACTCATCATGGGACGAGGCCTTGGTGCAGATGTAGCGCTCATCACAGATGGTCGCTTTAGTGGGGCGACAAGGGGTCTAAGTATCGGTCACGTAAGCCCAGAAGCAGCCGAGGGCGGCATGATAGGCTTGCTACGAGACGGCGATATCATCGATATAGACGTTGATAAATACGAGATAAACGTTCGCCTAAGCGAGGCTGAGATCGCAAAGAGAAGAGCGGAATTTAAGCCAGTTGATAAACCGCTAACATCTCGCTGGCTAAGGCAATACCGCAAACTAGTCACAAACGCAAGCAACGGAGCAGTGCTAGAAGCATAA